One part of the Clarias gariepinus isolate MV-2021 ecotype Netherlands chromosome 24, CGAR_prim_01v2, whole genome shotgun sequence genome encodes these proteins:
- the fer gene encoding tyrosine-protein kinase Fer isoform X4: MGFGQDLRNSHEGLIKLQDWELRLLDTVKRFMTLRVKSDKEYASLLLNITQQVDKQDNSSQIHYISTVSKSWAQMVQQTEQLSKIMKSHAEELNSGPLHRLTMMIKDKQQVKKSYQSIHQQIEFELNKVTKTDIEKLKGTYRQLTKDAHSAREKYKEAITKGIITEESNHVFLNKHLGLHDFC; the protein is encoded by the exons ATGGGGTTTGGTCAGGACTTGAGAAACTCCCACGAGGGCTTAATCAAACTTCAGGACTGGGAGCTGCGGCTACTAGACACAGTAAAGCGCTTCATGACACTTCGTGTTAAGAGTGACAAGGAGTATGCATCACTTCTCCTCAACATTACGCAGCAGGTTGACAAACAAGACAACTCCTCGCAGATTCACTACATCAGCACTGTTTCCAAG TCATGGGCTCAGATGGTACAGCAAACAGAACAGCTTAGTAAGATCATGAAGTCTCATGCTGAAGAGCTCAATTCAGGCCCATTGCACCGCCTCACCATGATGATCAAAGACAAGCAGCAGGTGAAGAAAAGCTACCAAAGTATACACCAGCAGATTGAATTTGAGCTGAACAAG GTTACAAAAACTGACATAGAAAAGCTGAAAGGTACATACAGACAATTAACTAAAGATGCTCATAGTGCCAGAGAGAAATATAAGGAAGCAATTACAAAAG gGATCATAACAGAAGAGTcaaaccatgtttttttaaacaaacatttagggCTGCATGATTTTTGCTAA
- the fer gene encoding tyrosine-protein kinase Fer isoform X3: MGFGQDLRNSHEGLIKLQDWELRLLDTVKRFMTLRVKSDKEYASLLLNITQQVDKQDNSSQIHYISTVSKSWAQMVQQTEQLSKIMKSHAEELNSGPLHRLTMMIKDKQQVKKSYQSIHQQIEFELNKVTKTDIEKLKGTYRQLTKDAHSAREKYKEAITKEEVAVAVQLLKNSFYLRTQNSKQYTCAWMLTVRVTHKH, from the exons ATGGGGTTTGGTCAGGACTTGAGAAACTCCCACGAGGGCTTAATCAAACTTCAGGACTGGGAGCTGCGGCTACTAGACACAGTAAAGCGCTTCATGACACTTCGTGTTAAGAGTGACAAGGAGTATGCATCACTTCTCCTCAACATTACGCAGCAGGTTGACAAACAAGACAACTCCTCGCAGATTCACTACATCAGCACTGTTTCCAAG TCATGGGCTCAGATGGTACAGCAAACAGAACAGCTTAGTAAGATCATGAAGTCTCATGCTGAAGAGCTCAATTCAGGCCCATTGCACCGCCTCACCATGATGATCAAAGACAAGCAGCAGGTGAAGAAAAGCTACCAAAGTATACACCAGCAGATTGAATTTGAGCTGAACAAG GTTACAAAAACTGACATAGAAAAGCTGAAAGGTACATACAGACAATTAACTAAAGATGCTCATAGTGCCAGAGAGAAATATAAGGAAGCAATTACAAAAG aggAAGTAGcagttgcagtacagttactaaagaacagtttCTACCTTCGGACGCaaaatagtaaacagtacacatgtgcatggatgttgactgTACGagtgacacacaaacactga
- the fer gene encoding tyrosine-protein kinase Fer isoform X5, whose amino-acid sequence MGFGQDLRNSHEGLIKLQDWELRLLDTVKRFMTLRVKSDKEYASLLLNITQQVDKQDNSSQIHYISTVSKSWAQMVQQTEQLSKIMKSHAEELNSGPLHRLTMMIKDKQQVKKSYQSIHQQIEFELNKVTKTDIEKLKGTYRQLTKDAHSAREKYKEAITKDF is encoded by the exons ATGGGGTTTGGTCAGGACTTGAGAAACTCCCACGAGGGCTTAATCAAACTTCAGGACTGGGAGCTGCGGCTACTAGACACAGTAAAGCGCTTCATGACACTTCGTGTTAAGAGTGACAAGGAGTATGCATCACTTCTCCTCAACATTACGCAGCAGGTTGACAAACAAGACAACTCCTCGCAGATTCACTACATCAGCACTGTTTCCAAG TCATGGGCTCAGATGGTACAGCAAACAGAACAGCTTAGTAAGATCATGAAGTCTCATGCTGAAGAGCTCAATTCAGGCCCATTGCACCGCCTCACCATGATGATCAAAGACAAGCAGCAGGTGAAGAAAAGCTACCAAAGTATACACCAGCAGATTGAATTTGAGCTGAACAAG GTTACAAAAACTGACATAGAAAAGCTGAAAGGTACATACAGACAATTAACTAAAGATGCTCATAGTGCCAGAGAGAAATATAAGGAAGCAATTACAAAAG ACTTCTAG